The Glycine soja cultivar W05 chromosome 6, ASM419377v2, whole genome shotgun sequence genome has a window encoding:
- the LOC114414999 gene encoding acyl-protein thioesterase 2-like, with protein MSYSGSSMSSGSGSSRRTFEFGRTHVVRPKGKHQATIVWLHGLGDNGSSWSQLLETLPLPNIKWICPTAPTRPVALFGGFPCTAWFDAGEISEDAPIDLEGLDASAAHVANLLSTEPPNIKLGIGGFSMGAATALYSATCHILGHYGNGNIYPINLSAIVSLSGWLPCSRTLKNQIEQSRDGIRRAALLPLFLCHGRGDDVVAYEHGERSAVTLSSSGFQNLIFRSYNGLGHYTVPEETDEVCRWLTANLGLEGFRLN; from the exons ATGAGCTATAGTGGCTCCTCAATGAGTTCTG GTAGTGGATCTTCTAGAAGGACATTTGAGTTTGGAAGGACTCATGTGGTCAGACCTAAAGGGAAACATCAGGCAACTATAGTTTGGCTACATGGCCTTGGTGATAATGGCTCAAG CTGGTCCCAACTCTTGGAAACTCTTCCTCTTCCAAAT ATTAAATGGATTTGCCCAACTGCTCCTACACGGCCTGTAGCCTTATTTGGTGGATTTCCTTGCACTGCTT GGTTTGATGCTGGGGAGATTTCAGAAGATGCTCCTATTGATTTGGAGGGGTTAGATGCTTCTGCAGCACACGTTGCCAATCTTTTGTCAACAGAGCCTCCAAATA TCAAACTTGGTATCGGGGGCTTCAGTATGGGTGCTGCAACTGCACTTTACTCAGCTACATGCCATATTTTGGGGCACTATGGGAATGGAAACATTTACCCTATCAACTTAAGTGCTATTGTTTCTTTAAGTGGCTGGCTTCCTTGTTCAAG GACTTTGAAAAACCAAATTGAACAATCACGCGATGGCATAAGGCGTGCAGCATTGTTGCCCTTGTTTCTCTGCCATGGAAGAG GTGATGATGTGGTTGCATATGAACATGGAGAGAGGTCTGCAGTGACCTTGAGTTCATCAGGATTCCAGAATCTTATATTTAGGAGCTACAACGG ATTGGGCCACTATACAGTCCCCGAAGAGACAGATGAAGTTTGCAGGTGGCTAACTGCAAATTTGGGACTGGAGGGGTTTCGGTTGAATTAG